From one Nitrospirota bacterium genomic stretch:
- a CDS encoding PDZ domain-containing protein: protein MYKRISTVFFTFALIAMLAQPVSSEEGESLGSSIDYAVSMIKPALVRIFVVSVDYRNGREVKYETVGSGVIITKQGDIITNHHVVGKAKQIICTLSSKEEIPADLVGTDPLTDISVIKLRQNEEQEFPVAVFGDSSLLKAGDWVLAMGSPYALSQSVTMGIVSNTELVIPRFLQRMGKFTIEGEDVGSMVLWIGHDAPIFGGNSGGPLVNLKGEIVGINEISLGVSGAIPGNLAKDSAEQIINNGKVTRSWLGFEVQPLLRHQSQTKGGLISTVVEGTPADRAGVLPGDILIKVAEEEVHVRFPEEIPRLNWMLTRLSPNKKVNAVFLRDGKELTLSMTPEEREDIITKTIEIKEWGITARNISIMDAKNMRQDSQDGVLVTTVMPGGPSWEAKPSLAPNDIIVGVNNMPVKNLESFMELTYTWLKGEEKKSVLVAFQRKAERFLTSVNLGIEGIGNHGFNARKAWLPVAVQVLTRDIANSLGIGDTKGVRITQVYTGRSAEKAGLKIGDLIVGLDREPIHASSPEDSEIFNAMIRRYRIGSIVELTLLRGKEKLILPVELEKSPLTKDEMKKYTDKNFEFTVRDITFFDLTPEGMEETQSGIIVENVSEGGWASLANLSSGDFIVSVNGLEVADVSEFQIAMKDIVSRKLASVVFQVRQGIHTMFIELEPIWQK from the coding sequence ATGTATAAAAGAATCTCAACTGTTTTTTTTACTTTTGCTCTAATAGCGATGTTGGCGCAACCTGTCTCTTCTGAAGAAGGGGAATCTCTCGGTTCTTCTATAGATTATGCTGTCTCTATGATAAAGCCTGCTTTGGTGAGGATTTTTGTGGTTTCAGTGGACTACAGGAATGGTCGTGAAGTAAAGTATGAGACTGTGGGAAGTGGGGTAATCATTACAAAGCAAGGGGATATAATCACAAACCACCATGTTGTGGGAAAGGCAAAGCAGATTATCTGTACGCTTTCGAGCAAGGAGGAAATTCCGGCTGACCTTGTTGGCACTGACCCTCTTACAGACATCTCGGTTATCAAGCTTAGGCAAAACGAAGAGCAGGAGTTTCCTGTGGCTGTGTTTGGGGATTCGTCCCTTTTGAAGGCAGGCGATTGGGTGCTTGCAATGGGAAGCCCCTATGCCCTGTCTCAGTCCGTGACAATGGGTATTGTGAGCAACACAGAGCTTGTAATCCCAAGATTTCTCCAACGGATGGGTAAATTCACGATTGAGGGCGAGGATGTGGGCTCGATGGTTTTGTGGATAGGGCACGACGCCCCGATTTTCGGAGGAAACTCAGGTGGCCCGCTCGTCAACCTAAAGGGCGAGATTGTGGGCATCAATGAAATCAGCCTTGGCGTAAGCGGTGCAATCCCAGGCAACCTTGCAAAGGACTCTGCAGAGCAAATCATTAACAATGGGAAGGTGACACGCAGTTGGTTGGGGTTTGAGGTTCAGCCCCTCCTCAGGCATCAGTCCCAAACAAAAGGCGGTCTCATAAGCACTGTCGTGGAAGGCACACCTGCTGATAGGGCAGGAGTCCTGCCCGGAGATATACTTATCAAGGTGGCTGAAGAGGAAGTTCATGTCAGGTTCCCTGAGGAAATCCCAAGATTAAACTGGATGCTCACCAGGCTTTCACCTAACAAGAAGGTTAATGCCGTGTTTCTGCGGGACGGAAAGGAATTGACCCTAAGCATGACCCCTGAGGAGCGGGAAGATATAATAACAAAAACAATTGAGATTAAGGAGTGGGGAATAACTGCAAGGAATATCTCCATAATGGATGCCAAAAACATGAGGCAGGATAGCCAAGACGGAGTGCTCGTCACAACTGTGATGCCAGGAGGACCAAGCTGGGAGGCAAAGCCCTCCCTTGCACCAAATGATATTATCGTAGGGGTCAACAACATGCCAGTGAAAAACCTCGAATCCTTCATGGAACTTACCTATACATGGCTTAAAGGAGAGGAAAAAAAGTCAGTTTTGGTGGCATTCCAAAGAAAGGCTGAGAGGTTTCTTACCTCGGTAAATCTTGGCATAGAGGGTATCGGAAACCATGGGTTCAATGCCCGTAAGGCATGGCTTCCTGTGGCAGTGCAGGTCCTGACAAGGGACATTGCCAACAGCTTAGGCATCGGAGATACAAAAGGGGTGAGAATCACGCAGGTCTACACAGGAAGAAGTGCTGAAAAGGCAGGACTTAAAATAGGAGACTTGATTGTTGGGCTGGACAGAGAACCCATCCATGCGTCCTCTCCTGAAGACAGTGAGATATTCAATGCCATGATACGCAGATACAGAATCGGTTCCATCGTAGAGCTCACTCTTCTAAGAGGAAAAGAAAAGCTCATCCTTCCTGTTGAGCTTGAAAAATCCCCTCTCACAAAGGACGAGATGAAAAAGTATACAGATAAAAACTTTGAATTTACCGTGAGAGACATCACATTTTTCGACCTTACCCCAGAAGGCATGGAAGAAACCCAGTCAGGCATTATCGTAGAGAATGTATCCGAGGGAGGCTGGGCGTCTCTTGCAAATCTCTCATCTGGTGATTTCATAGTTTCGGTAAATGGACTGGAGGTCGCAGATGTATCGGAGTTTCAAATAGCAATGAAAGATATAGTCTCAAGAAAGCTTGCCTCTGTGGTCTTTCAGGTCAGGCAGGGCATACACACCATGTTTATAGAGCTTGAGCCAATATGGCAAAAGTAA
- a CDS encoding trypsin-like peptidase domain-containing protein — protein MMLNSGSLGKASIVLAVLIFLFPSSFYASDTATSARKVVEKSSSAVATIKVFIKQRVIFGGRDMDKYENVFEMPSTVIAPSGLAVTSLSRMDPTGTFKELLKQVPGAQANTGFDIASEITGIKMVLYDGQEVPAEIVMRDSDLDLVFISPTEKLTVPFIDLSDATTPKILEEVIVLGRLEHVPGRITSAALYRVEAVIEKPRVIYVLNSEALTSRLGSPVFSENGKIVGVLVLKVVKTQTQGFNIMSGMPGMMAVIMPAGDILQTAEQIHAAPK, from the coding sequence ATGATGCTTAATTCAGGCAGTCTTGGAAAGGCAAGTATAGTTCTGGCTGTCTTAATATTTCTTTTTCCGTCTTCGTTTTATGCCAGCGATACTGCTACATCCGCAAGAAAAGTAGTTGAGAAGAGCTCCAGCGCAGTTGCCACTATCAAGGTGTTCATAAAACAGCGTGTGATTTTCGGGGGCAGGGATATGGATAAATACGAAAATGTCTTTGAGATGCCTTCCACTGTAATCGCTCCCTCAGGACTTGCAGTGACATCCCTATCAAGAATGGACCCGACTGGCACATTTAAGGAACTGCTTAAGCAGGTACCAGGTGCTCAAGCAAATACCGGGTTCGATATAGCAAGCGAGATAACAGGCATAAAAATGGTTCTTTACGATGGTCAAGAGGTGCCTGCAGAAATCGTAATGAGGGACAGCGACCTTGACCTCGTCTTTATCAGTCCCACGGAGAAACTGACAGTCCCCTTCATTGACCTCTCGGATGCCACGACACCAAAGATACTGGAGGAAGTCATTGTGCTGGGCAGACTGGAGCATGTGCCAGGACGCATCACATCAGCTGCACTTTACAGAGTGGAGGCTGTAATTGAAAAACCCAGGGTCATCTATGTCTTAAACAGTGAGGCGTTGACAAGCAGATTGGGCTCGCCTGTGTTTTCCGAAAACGGCAAGATAGTCGGAGTTCTCGTGCTTAAGGTCGTAAAGACACAGACACAGGGCTTCAACATTATGAGTGGCATGCCTGGTATGATGGCAGTCATAATGCCTGCCGGTGACATCCTCCAGACAGCAGAGCAGATACATGCCGCCCCAAAATAA